The genome window TTGGCGTTGACTTTATCTTTCAGAGCTTTACCTGCTTTGAAAGAGGGCGCCTTGGAAGCAGCGATCTTGATCTCAGCACCGGTCCGCGGATTACGGGCGGTACGGGCGGGACGCTTTTTCACGTCAAACGTTCCGAAACCGATAAGCTGAACTTTTTCACCCTTTGCCAGAGCGGTGTTGATTGTCTCAACGAAGGCGTTCAGAGCTTTTTCGGCATCTTTCTTGGAAAATGATGTTTTCTCGGCCAGCGCGTTGATCAGTTCACTTTTGTTCACGGGTAATCTCCTCCTTGTCTTTATGCAGGTTGCATAAAAGAATATAAATATGCCAAAGACCGGAATTATTCAATTTCGCCTTCAACATACTTTAAGTATACACATAGTTCTTCGAAAGTCAAGTGTTCCAAGGATTTTCCGTCCTGTAATAGCCTTGTTTCCGCCTTGCTGAGACAGCTTTTCAGATGATCCACTGTCTGATGCAGAATGACCTCACTGTCGAGCCCGGAACGATAGCATAATTCGCAGCATAGCAGCAGAAGGGAACCATATACAAGAGACGTCTCCGGCGTTTGCTGTCCGGAACAAATCCTGTTCAGCTGTTTCTTTATATCTGACACAATTTTGTCCGTAGGCCTGTGTGTTCCAACAATCCTATCAAGCTTTTTGAGCGTTTTCGATGCATATTTCAAAGAAGGAAGGGAAGTGGAAACATCTTCCAGGCTTGTCAGGACAGTATTATTTCCTGTTTCAGACTGTTTGATCTGCTCCCAGGTTTCAGATACAGCGGACGGATCCGCCAGTTCTGTATCGGCA of Aristaeella lactis contains these proteins:
- a CDS encoding HU family DNA-binding protein; the encoded protein is MNKSELINALAEKTSFSKKDAEKALNAFVETINTALAKGEKVQLIGFGTFDVKKRPARTARNPRTGAEIKIAASKAPSFKAGKALKDKVNAKKKAKK